The genomic segment GATGATCCGCGACCGAGCCCACCGGGCCCTGTTGTGAACGAGACGACGCACGCACCACACCGCTCGAACCCCATCGGTTCCACCCCGAGGAGTCCCCGTGCCGAAATATCCCGCCGGCCGTGACGCGGCGGAGCCCGCCGCTCCACTCGCCACCCCGGAACTGAACCGGTCCGTCTGGGACCGGACCGCGGCCCGCCTGCTGGCGAAGATGCTCGGCGAATTCGCGTACGAGGAGATCATCGAGCCGATCCCGTGGACCGACGCCGCAGGGCGGACCGAACGGGAGGAGCCGGGACGGGAAGTGCGGAGACGCCCGGCCGCCCCGGAGGGCGGGACGGCTCCGGGCGCCCGGACCGGCATCCACACGCTCCGGCTGGACGACGGCGCACTCCTGAGCTTCCGCGCCCGGCGCGGGGTGTACGACAGCTGGCAGGTCGCGCCGGACTCGATCCGGGTCGGGGAGCCCGCCGCACCGCCCGGCGCACCCCGCCCCCCGGCCGAGGAGCAGGCGCCCCTCGATGATCGCGCCACCGGATACGCGGCCGTCAGTGACCCGGCCACCCCCTTCCGCGATCCCCTCCAGTTCCTGGCCCGCGCCCGCGCTCTCCTCGGGCTCGACGGAGCCACCCTCGGGCACCTCATCCGGGAGATCACCGCCACACTCGCCGCTGACGCCCGGCTCGCGCACACGGCGCTCCCCGCCGCCCGGCTCGCCGACCTCGACTACGCCGAGCTGGAGGGGCACCAGACCGGGCACCCCTGGCTCGTCGCCAACAAGGGGCGCCTCGGCTTCTCCGCCACCGACGCCGCCCGCTACGCCCCCGAAGCACGCCACCCGGTCCGGCTGCCGTGGATCGCCGTCAGCACCCGCATGGCCGGCTACCGAGGGGTGCCCGGCCTCGCCGACCCCGAAGACCTCTACCGGCGGGAACTCGATCCCTCGGTCCGCGCGTCCTTCGACGCGGTCCTGCGCGGCCGGGGCCGGGACCCCCGTACCTTCCTCTGCTTCCCCGTGCACCCCTGGCAGTGGGACGAGTGGATCGTTCCGCTGTTCGCCCCGGCCATCGCCGCGGGCGACATCGTCCCGCTGCACGCCGACGACGACCTCCGGCTGCCCCAGCAGTCCATCCGCACGTTCGCCAATGTGGGACGGCCCGACCGGCACACCGTCAAGCTTCCGCTGTCCATCCTCAACACCCTTGTCTGGCGCGGGCTGCCGACCGAGCGCACGCTCGCCGCGCCCGCCGTCACCGGGTGGATGCAGGGTCTCTGCGAGACGGACCCGTTCCTGCGGGACACCTGCGGGGCGATCCTCCTCGGCGAGGTCGCGTCCGTGGCCGTCGAGCACCCGCTGTACGACCACCTCCCGGAGACGCCGTACCAGTTCAAGGAGATCCTCGGCGCCATCTGGCGCGAACCCCTTCAGCCCCGGCTTGCCCCCGGCGAACGCGCGCGCACCCTCGCCTCGCTGCTCCACACCGACCCCGACGGCCGGGCCTTCACCGCCGAACTCGTCGAGCGCTCGGGCCTGACGCCCACCGTCTGGCTGACACGTCTCTTCACGGCGCTGCTGCCGCCGTTACTGCACTTCCTGTACCGGTACGGCACGGTGTTCTCCCCGCACGGCGAGAACGCCATCGTCGTCTTCGACGAACGGGACGTCCCGGTACGCCTGGCGATCAAGGACTTCGTCGACGACGTCAACGTCAGCGCGCGTCCGCTTCCCGAACACGCCTCGATGCCCGAGGACGTCCGCCGGGTGCTCCTCACCGAGGAACCGTCCTTCCTCACCCAGTTCATCCATTCCGGGCTCTTCGTGGGCGTCTTCCGCTACCTGTCGCCCCTGTGCGAGGAACAGCTCGGCGTGTCCGAGGCCGATTTCTGGTCACTCGTCCGAGGGGAGATCCACCGGCACCACGCCCGCTTTCCCGAGCTCAAGGAACGCTTCGAGATGTTCGACATGCTGACGCCACGCATCGAGCGCCTCTGTCTCAACCGCAACCGGCTGCATCTCGACGGGTACCGGGACCGGCCGACGCGTCCGCACGCCGCCGTCCACGGCACGGTCCCCAACCCGCTGCACGCAGCCGGGGAAGTCCGGGAGTGATCGCCGTTGTCGGTGGAGCCCCGTAGGGTGGTCGGGCTATGACGAAGCCATCCCTCCCCGAGCTCCTGCACGCCGCCGTCACCGCCGTCGGCGGTACGGAGCGGCCCGGCCAGGTCACCATGGCCGAGGCCGTTGCCGAAGCGGTCGACGACAACGCCCATCTGCTCGTCCAGGCCGGCACCGGCACGGGCAAGTCCCTCGGCTATCTGGTGCCCGCCCTGGCGCACGGGGAACGCGTCGTGGTGGCCACGGCGACCCTGGCGTTGCAACGCCAGCTGGTGGAGCGCGACCTTCCGCGCACCGTCGAGGCCCTGCAGCCGCTGCTGCGCCGCCGTCCGCAGTTCGCGATGCTCAAGGGGCGGTCGAACTACCTCTGTCTGCACCGCCTCCACGAGGGCGCTCCGCAGGACGAGGAGGAGGGGCTTTTCGACCAGTTCGAGGCGGCGGCGCCGACGAGCAAGCTCGGCCAGGACCTGCTGAGGATGCGGGACTGGTCGGACGAGACGGAGACCGGGGACCGCGACGACCTCACGCCCGGGGTGTCCGACCGCGCCTGGGCACAGGTGTCCGTATCGTCCAGGGAATGCCTGGGCGCGAGCAAATGCGCGTACGGCGCGGAGTGTTTCGCCGAACGGGCCCGTGAGCAGGCCAAGCTGGCCGACGTGGTCGTCACCAACCACGCCCTTCTCGCCATCGACGCCATCGAAGGCGCGCCGGTGCTTCCGCAGCACGAGGTGCTCATCGTCGACGAGGCCCACGAACTGGTCTCCCGGGTCACCGGTGTGGCCACCGGCGAGCTGACTCCGGGACAGGTCAACCGGGCGGTGCGCCGCTCGGCGAAGCTGGTCAACGAGAAGGCCGCCGACGCGCTCCAGACGGCGGCCGAGAGCTTCGAGCGGGTGATGGAGCTGGCCCTCCCCGGCCGCCTCGAAGAGGTTCCGGAGGACCTCGGCTACGCCCTGATGGCGCTTCGCGACGCGGCGCGTACGGTGATCTCCGCGATGGGCGCCACCCGCGACAAGTCGGTCCAGGACGAGGACGCGGTCCGTAAGCAGGCCCTGGCCTCCGTCGAGTCCATCCACTCGGTGGCCGAGCGCATCACGCAGGGCTCCGAGTACGACGTCGTGTGGTACGAGCGGCACGACCGGTTCGGGGCCTCGGTGCGGGTCGCTCCGCTCTCCGTGTCCGGGCTGCTCCGGGAGAAGCTGTTCGCCGAGCGCTCCGTCGTCCTCACCTCCGCCACCCTCAAGCTCGGTGGGGACTTCAACGGGGTGGGTGCCTCGCTGGGCCTCGCCCCCGAGGGCACCGCCGGTGACGACGTCCCGCAGTGGAAGGGGCTCGACGTCGGGTCGCCCTTCGACTACCCGAAGCAGGGAATCCTGTACGTCGCCAGACACCTGGCCAACCCCGGCCGTGAGGGGTCGCGCGGCGACATGATGGACGAGCTGGCCGAACTGGTCGAGGCCGCAGGCGGACGGACGCTCGGACTCTTCTCCTCCATGCGGGCGGCCCAGGCCGCCGCGGAGGAGCTGCGAGGACGGCTCGACAAGCCCATCCTGCTCCAGGGCGAGGAAACCCTGGGCGAGTTGATCAAGAACTTCGCCGCGGACCCCGAGACCTGTCTCTTCGGCACGCTGTCGCTCTGGCAGGGCGTCGATGTCCCGGGTCCGAGTTGTCAGCTCGTGATCATGGACCGGATTCCGTTCCCGCGTCCGGACGATCCGCTGATGAGCGCACGGCAGAAGGCGGTGGAGGAGGCCGGGGGCAATGGATTCATGGCCGTCGCGGCGACCCATGCGGCGCTGCTGATGGCCCAGGGTGCGGGGCGTCTGGTACGGGCGACGGGGGACCGGGGAGTGGTGGCGGTCCTCGATCCCCGACTGGCCAACGCGCGGTACGGAAGCTATCTGCGTGCCTCGCTGCCGGACTTCTGGTTCACCACGGATCGCAACCAGGTGCGTCGCTCGCTGGCGGCGATCGACGCGACCGCCAAGGCCGACAACCGGTAGTGGCGCTTCCGGCGGTGTGCGCCGGAAGCGGCACCCAGGGCTGTCACCGACATGTGCCGGTCGGCGCGTGTGGGTGCGGGAGAGGGCGTACCGATCCAATCCGGCTGAGAGACTCCTTGAACAGTCCCCGTACACAGTGGTCCCCGGACACAGGTGGACCCCGGGACCGGCGCAGCGGGTCCCGGGGTCCGGTCCAGAGTCGGCGGGCCTTCACACCCGCCGCAGCACCGCCACGACCTTGCCGAGGATGGTCGCCTCGTCGCCGGGGATCGGCTGGTACGCGGAGTTGTGGGGAAGCAGCCAGACATGGCCGTCCTCCCGCTTGAAGCGCTTGACCGTGGCCTCGCCGTCCAGCATCGCGGCCACGATGTCGCCGTTCTCCGCGACCGGCTGTCGACGCACGGTGACCCAGTCACCGTCGCAGATCGCCGCCTCGATCATCGAGTCACCGACGACCTTCAGGACGAACAGCTCGCCGTCGCCGACCAGCTGGCGGGGGAGCGGGAAGACGTCCTCGACTGATTCCTCGGCGAGGATCGGCCCGCCGGCCGCGATCCGGCCGACCAGGGGAACGTACGAAGCGGCCGGCTTCCCGGTGGTGTCGGTCGGCTGCGGGCTGGGCTGGTCCGAGCCGCGTACCTCGTACGCCCGGGGGCGGTGGGGGTCGCGGCGGAGGAAGCCCTTGCGTTCCAGAGCCATCAGCTGATGGGCGACGGAGGACGTGCTGGACAGGCCCACCGCCTGACCGATCTCCCGCATGGAAGGCGGATATCCCCGACGCTGCACGGAATCCCGGATGACCTCGATCACTCGGCGCTGCCGGTCCGTGAGTCCTGAGCTGTCCGCCCGGATTCCCGGAGGTCGGCCGGGGAGCGAGCGCGCTGGTCGCGCGGGCTCCTGTCCGTCCGTATGTGTGACTGAGTCATTCATGGCATGCACCGGCTCGAGTCGGCTCTGGGAGCGGTCCTGGGCAGTGATGGTGGCACTGTCTGCGGTGGTGGTCACGTCGGCCCCTCTCGAATGGTCTCCCTAGCTGGACAACGGTAGTAGCTTTCGAAAGGTTGCGCCAAACACACGTTCGAGTGAAAAACGAATGAAAGGCTGTTGCCGGTGCTCTGATGGGTGTATGCGAGAGGGCCGGAGCGGTCGGCGACCGTGTCTCCGAGGCTAGCCTCGGGCGGTGCCGCACCGGTGCGGGGGGTGCGTGTGGCGGCTCCGGCAGCCCCCGGTGGAGTCGGCGGTCGAACATTTCCCGTAATCTCTTGCCCGGCCGCTCGCGACCCGCCGACCGTCCGGCGGGCGCGACACGCGCCGGGGCCGGTTGGGCGGCAAAACCCTAGATCTAGTGGTTGGATTGTTCCGGCCGCCCAGAAGTAGTGGTCCCGGGTCAGTCGGACTCGTGGTCATCGCCTATGCTGGTGCCAGCTTCGAAGGTCCCCGACAGGACCGGAAGAGGCCATTCAGTCGCGCTGTGAAGGAGGGTTGGGAGCCATGCACTGCCCCTTCTGCAGGCACCCCGACAGCCGGGTCGTGGACAGTCGCACCACCGACGACGGCACCTCGATCCGACGACGTCGGCAGTGCCCCGACTGCTCCCGCCGTTTCACCACGGTGGAGACCTGCTCGCTGATGGTCGTGAAGCGCAGCGGCGTGACCGAACCCTTCAGCCGTACCAAGGTCATCTCCGGTGTGCGCAAGGCGTGCCAGGGGCGGCCGGTCACCGAGGACGCCCTCGCCAAGCTCGGCCAACGGGTCGAGGAAGCGGTGCGCGCCACCGGCAGTGCCGAGCTGACCACCCACGACGTGGGTCTGGCCATACTCGGCCCGCTGCAGGAACTCGACCTCGTCGCGTACCTGCGTTTCGCGTCCGTCTACCGGGCGTTCGACACACTTGAGGACTTCGAGGCCGCCATCGCGGAGCTGCGCGAGCAGCGGCCTCCCGCAGGACAACACGGGCAGGGCGAGATCCTTGAGGTCCCCGCGCCCGCCGTCGCCGCCGACTGAGCGACGCGGACGGACCGGCCAGGGGCCGAGCGATCGCTCCTGGCCGGGGTCCGACGGCACACATACCTGTTCCGGGCACCGTGGGCGGCGTGCGGATCATCGATACACACTGTGCCCCGGGAAGTTCTGGGCACTTCAGGGCGTTTTTGCCCATATATGGGAGGCGGCATGACAGAGACGGCGAGCGGCCCGGCACGAGGTTCCCGCACCAAGGGATCCAAGGCCGGCAAGGGTCTGCGCATCGAGCGAATCCACACCACCCCCGGCGTGCATCCGTACGACGAGGTGGCATGGGAGCGCCGTGACGTCGTCATGACCAATTGGCGCGACGGCTCGGTCAATTTCGAGCAGCGTGGCGTCGAGTTCCCCGACTTCTGGTCGGTGAACGCGGTCAACATCGTCACCAGCAAGTACTTCCGTGGGGCGGTCGGCACTCCGCAGCGCGAGACCGGTCTCCGGCAGCTCATCGACCGGATCGTGAAGACGTACCGGAAGGCCGGCGAGGAGCACGGCTACTTCGCCTCTCCCGCGGACGCCGAGATCTTCGAGCACGAGCTGGCGTACGCCCTCCTGCACCAGATCTTCAGCTTCAACTCGCCGGTGTGGTTCAACGTGGGCACGCCCCAGCCCCAGCAGGTCTCCGCCTGCTTCATCCTGGCCGTCGACGACTCCATGGAGTCGATCCTCGACTGGTACAAGGAGGAGGGCATGATCTTCAAGGGCGGCTCCGGAGCCGGCCTGAACCTCTCCCGCATCCGCTCCTCCAAGGAACTGCTCTCCTCCGGCGGCAACGCCTCCGGTCCGGTCTCCTTCATGCGCGGCGCCGACGCCTCCGCCGGAACGATCAAGTCCGGTGGGGCCACCCGACGCGCGGCCAAGATGGTCATCCTCGACGTCGACCACCCGGACATCGAGAACTTCATCGAGACCAAGGTCAAGGAGGAGGAGAAGATCCGCGCCCTCCGTGACGCGGGCTTCGACATGGACCTGGGCGGCGACGACATCACGTCCGTCCAGTACCAGAACGCCAACAACTCGGTCCGGGTGAACGACGAGTTCATGAAGGCCGTCGAGTCCGGCGGCAAGTTCGGGCTGCGCGCCCGGATGACCGGTGACGTCATCGAAGAGGTCGAGGCCAAGTCCCTCTTCCGCAAGATGGCCGAGGCCGCGTGGGCCTGCGCCGACCCCGGTATCCAGTACGACGACACCATCAACGCCTGGCACACCTGCCCGGAGTCGGGCCGCATCAACGGCTCGAACCCGTGCAGCGAGTACATGCACCTGGACAACACCTCGTGCAACCTGGCCTCGCTGAACCTGATGAAGTTCCTCAAGGACGACGGGGAGGGCAACCAGTCCTTCGAGGTCGAGCGCTTCGCCAAGGTCGTCGAACTCGTCATCACCGCGATGGACGTCTCCATCTGCTTCGCCGACTTCCCGACCCGGAAGATCGCCGAGAACACCCGCGCCTACCGCCAGCTGGGCATCGGTTACGCGAACCTCG from the Streptomyces sp. AM 4-1-1 genome contains:
- a CDS encoding IucA/IucC family siderophore biosynthesis protein, which produces MPKYPAGRDAAEPAAPLATPELNRSVWDRTAARLLAKMLGEFAYEEIIEPIPWTDAAGRTEREEPGREVRRRPAAPEGGTAPGARTGIHTLRLDDGALLSFRARRGVYDSWQVAPDSIRVGEPAAPPGAPRPPAEEQAPLDDRATGYAAVSDPATPFRDPLQFLARARALLGLDGATLGHLIREITATLAADARLAHTALPAARLADLDYAELEGHQTGHPWLVANKGRLGFSATDAARYAPEARHPVRLPWIAVSTRMAGYRGVPGLADPEDLYRRELDPSVRASFDAVLRGRGRDPRTFLCFPVHPWQWDEWIVPLFAPAIAAGDIVPLHADDDLRLPQQSIRTFANVGRPDRHTVKLPLSILNTLVWRGLPTERTLAAPAVTGWMQGLCETDPFLRDTCGAILLGEVASVAVEHPLYDHLPETPYQFKEILGAIWREPLQPRLAPGERARTLASLLHTDPDGRAFTAELVERSGLTPTVWLTRLFTALLPPLLHFLYRYGTVFSPHGENAIVVFDERDVPVRLAIKDFVDDVNVSARPLPEHASMPEDVRRVLLTEEPSFLTQFIHSGLFVGVFRYLSPLCEEQLGVSEADFWSLVRGEIHRHHARFPELKERFEMFDMLTPRIERLCLNRNRLHLDGYRDRPTRPHAAVHGTVPNPLHAAGEVRE
- a CDS encoding ATP-dependent DNA helicase, whose product is MTKPSLPELLHAAVTAVGGTERPGQVTMAEAVAEAVDDNAHLLVQAGTGTGKSLGYLVPALAHGERVVVATATLALQRQLVERDLPRTVEALQPLLRRRPQFAMLKGRSNYLCLHRLHEGAPQDEEEGLFDQFEAAAPTSKLGQDLLRMRDWSDETETGDRDDLTPGVSDRAWAQVSVSSRECLGASKCAYGAECFAERAREQAKLADVVVTNHALLAIDAIEGAPVLPQHEVLIVDEAHELVSRVTGVATGELTPGQVNRAVRRSAKLVNEKAADALQTAAESFERVMELALPGRLEEVPEDLGYALMALRDAARTVISAMGATRDKSVQDEDAVRKQALASVESIHSVAERITQGSEYDVVWYERHDRFGASVRVAPLSVSGLLREKLFAERSVVLTSATLKLGGDFNGVGASLGLAPEGTAGDDVPQWKGLDVGSPFDYPKQGILYVARHLANPGREGSRGDMMDELAELVEAAGGRTLGLFSSMRAAQAAAEELRGRLDKPILLQGEETLGELIKNFAADPETCLFGTLSLWQGVDVPGPSCQLVIMDRIPFPRPDDPLMSARQKAVEEAGGNGFMAVAATHAALLMAQGAGRLVRATGDRGVVAVLDPRLANARYGSYLRASLPDFWFTTDRNQVRRSLAAIDATAKADNR
- the lexA gene encoding transcriptional repressor LexA — its product is MTTTADSATITAQDRSQSRLEPVHAMNDSVTHTDGQEPARPARSLPGRPPGIRADSSGLTDRQRRVIEVIRDSVQRRGYPPSMREIGQAVGLSSTSSVAHQLMALERKGFLRRDPHRPRAYEVRGSDQPSPQPTDTTGKPAASYVPLVGRIAAGGPILAEESVEDVFPLPRQLVGDGELFVLKVVGDSMIEAAICDGDWVTVRRQPVAENGDIVAAMLDGEATVKRFKREDGHVWLLPHNSAYQPIPGDEATILGKVVAVLRRV
- the nrdR gene encoding transcriptional regulator NrdR, whose amino-acid sequence is MHCPFCRHPDSRVVDSRTTDDGTSIRRRRQCPDCSRRFTTVETCSLMVVKRSGVTEPFSRTKVISGVRKACQGRPVTEDALAKLGQRVEEAVRATGSAELTTHDVGLAILGPLQELDLVAYLRFASVYRAFDTLEDFEAAIAELREQRPPAGQHGQGEILEVPAPAVAAD